Proteins encoded within one genomic window of Haematobia irritans isolate KBUSLIRL chromosome 5, ASM5000362v1, whole genome shotgun sequence:
- the LOC142241262 gene encoding uncharacterized protein LOC142241262 has translation MDACEAPPNKKPRTKPKVVKDWEDEDVFKLITFVESQPCLWNAGDEGYHNKMLRDNAWKSICEGFEDKFSQIDVNAKWTNLRIQYRGYAARAKTKSGQGYVEQPKWKFFNAMSFVGRVEDQQTQRTISNYFSEVESDCDVSEFNLPSAIYTTPSQTSRRQQTSSSQSATTQIADER, from the exons ATGGATGCTTGCGAGGCTCCTCCGAACAAGAAGCCGCGAACAAAGCCGAAAGTGGTAAAAGATTGGGAGGACGAAGATGTTTTCAAGCTGATTACTTTCGTTGAGAGTCAACCTTGCTTGTGGAATGCTGGCGATGAAGGTTACCATAACAAAATGCTACGGGATAATGCATGGAAAAGCATTTGTGAAGGCTTTgaagacaaattttctcaaatagatgtaaatGCAAAGTGGACAAATTTACGTATACAATATCGAGGCTACGCAGCTAGAGCTAAAACAAAATCTGGCCAGGGCTACGTTGAGCAGCCAAAGTGGAAATTTTTCAATGCTATGAGTTTTGTTGGGCGAGTTGAAGACCAACaaactcagcgtacaatttcaaattatttttcggAGGTTGAGTCTGACTGTGACG tttcCGAATTCAATTTACCCTCTGCAATATATACAACACCATCACAAACTTCCCGGCGGCAACAAACATCCAGTTCCCAATCGGCAACCACGCAGATTGCCGATGAaagataa